A genome region from Maridesulfovibrio salexigens DSM 2638 includes the following:
- the rarD gene encoding EamA family transporter RarD — translation MNKDTHDGIFYAAAAFILWGLLPVYWKSLEEVPALELLCNRIVWSLFFVAILLSCKKRWAEVKSALADKKGKILLTISSCLIGTNWFVYIWAVNHNHVVDTSMGYYMTPLMNALLGFIFMKERLNRLQVIAITLAACGVVYSIIDFGHIPYIALTLAVSFAFYGLVRKVMKVESLPGLFVETAVLAPLSAIYLLWLAFSGEISIYKISLMDNILLLGAGAATSLPLIFFAHGARRLRLVTLGMMQYIAPTLALMLGVFVYEEPFNSARLVTFAFIWSGIAVYVADGLNKNFKTISSSKN, via the coding sequence ATGAATAAAGACACTCATGACGGTATATTCTATGCCGCTGCGGCATTTATCCTCTGGGGGTTGCTCCCTGTTTACTGGAAATCCCTGGAAGAAGTCCCCGCACTCGAACTCCTCTGCAACAGAATCGTCTGGTCACTCTTTTTTGTAGCGATCCTGCTTTCCTGCAAAAAACGCTGGGCAGAAGTAAAGAGCGCCCTTGCAGATAAAAAAGGTAAAATTCTGCTGACCATAAGCAGTTGCCTCATCGGAACGAACTGGTTCGTTTATATATGGGCAGTCAACCATAACCATGTGGTGGATACCAGCATGGGTTATTACATGACACCGCTGATGAACGCATTGCTCGGCTTCATTTTCATGAAAGAGAGACTAAACCGCCTCCAAGTCATTGCCATCACCCTCGCTGCGTGCGGGGTAGTCTATTCTATAATTGATTTCGGTCACATTCCTTATATAGCATTAACGTTAGCTGTTTCATTCGCCTTTTACGGACTGGTCCGTAAAGTGATGAAAGTGGAATCCCTTCCGGGACTCTTTGTTGAAACAGCCGTGCTTGCTCCATTATCTGCGATTTACCTACTATGGCTGGCTTTTTCAGGAGAAATAAGTATATATAAAATCAGCCTGATGGATAATATCCTGTTGCTTGGAGCAGGCGCCGCCACATCTTTGCCACTTATCTTTTTTGCCCACGGAGCGCGTAGGTTGCGCTTGGTAACATTGGGTATGATGCAATACATCGCTCCCACATTGGCACTGATGCTCGGCGTCTTTGTATATGAAGAGCCATTCAACTCTGCACGGCTGGTTACTTTCGCCTTTATCTGGAGCGGAATTGCGGTTTATGTAGCAGACGGGTTGAATAAAAATTTTAAAACTATTTCAAGTTCAAAAAACTGA